One stretch of Burkholderia sp. NRF60-BP8 DNA includes these proteins:
- a CDS encoding extracellular solute-binding protein yields the protein MLSIKVRRFSRAATALLAASALWAGVGHAQSTKVIVEWDHQTEGNGPRTVRAAADRFEKQNPGYKVEDSHVLNDSYKAKLKVAFGAGQPPCVFDTWGGGPLREYVKAGQVVDLTPYLQKDPAYRDRFLPASWKAVTYNGRIYGVPAENTAAAVIFYNKDLFRQYNLAPPATWDDLMNVVKVLTSHGVAPFALANKNKWPGSMYYMYLVDRLGGPEVFRRAVERDKGGSFADPVFVGAGKYLQQLVKAGAFAPGYNGLDYDIGASRRLLYAGRAAMELMGSWEASTIQKENPSFFKKLDFFPFPAMPGGKGDVRDVVGTLGDSYLSVSTQCSDRDAAFRLIRTMTDDESVRAKLADARLPPVKNLTIADPMLKRVQELVAQAPNVQLWYDQELSPRLGERHKEISQALLGLSVTPEAAAQQMEDAAKAEAGR from the coding sequence ATGCTTTCGATCAAGGTTCGAAGGTTCTCGCGCGCCGCGACGGCTCTGTTGGCAGCCTCGGCGCTCTGGGCCGGCGTCGGTCATGCGCAGTCGACGAAAGTCATCGTCGAATGGGATCACCAGACGGAGGGCAATGGGCCCAGGACCGTACGCGCCGCCGCCGACCGGTTCGAGAAACAGAACCCCGGATACAAGGTCGAGGATTCCCACGTGCTCAACGATTCGTACAAGGCGAAGCTGAAAGTGGCGTTCGGCGCCGGGCAGCCGCCCTGCGTGTTCGACACGTGGGGTGGCGGGCCGCTGAGAGAGTACGTCAAGGCAGGTCAGGTCGTGGACCTCACGCCCTATCTGCAGAAGGATCCGGCCTATCGCGATCGCTTCCTGCCTGCGTCCTGGAAGGCCGTCACCTATAACGGCAGGATTTATGGTGTTCCGGCGGAGAACACGGCGGCTGCCGTGATCTTTTACAACAAGGATCTGTTCCGGCAATACAACCTCGCGCCGCCCGCGACGTGGGACGACCTGATGAACGTCGTGAAGGTGCTGACGTCTCACGGGGTCGCGCCGTTCGCGCTGGCCAACAAGAACAAGTGGCCGGGGTCGATGTACTACATGTATCTGGTCGACCGGCTCGGCGGCCCGGAGGTTTTTCGTCGCGCCGTCGAGCGCGACAAGGGCGGCAGTTTTGCCGACCCCGTCTTCGTCGGCGCCGGCAAATATCTTCAGCAACTCGTCAAGGCCGGCGCATTCGCGCCCGGCTACAACGGGCTCGACTACGACATCGGGGCGTCCCGCCGCCTCCTGTACGCCGGCCGGGCCGCGATGGAGCTGATGGGAAGCTGGGAAGCGTCGACCATCCAGAAGGAAAATCCGTCGTTCTTCAAGAAGCTCGACTTCTTTCCGTTTCCGGCCATGCCTGGCGGCAAAGGCGATGTTCGCGATGTCGTGGGAACGCTCGGCGACAGCTACCTGAGCGTATCGACGCAGTGTTCCGACCGCGACGCGGCGTTCCGTCTGATCAGGACGATGACGGATGACGAATCGGTCCGCGCGAAACTGGCCGATGCCCGACTCCCGCCGGTGAAGAACCTGACCATCGCGGATCCCATGCTGAAGCGCGTGCAGGAACTGGTCGCGCAGGCGCCGAACGTCCAGCTCTGGTACGACCAGGAACTGTCGCCGCGTCTCGGCGAGCGGCACAAGGAGATTTCGCAGGCGCTGCTGGGGCTTTCGGTGACGCCCGAGGCAGCGGCCCAACAGATGGAAGACGCGGCAAAGGCGGAGGCGGGCCGATAG
- a CDS encoding TonB-dependent siderophore receptor: protein MSRRNWAAAPMAIVVGTAGMGAADAQEAALPTIEVSAQRATTPFRTRESTSATRSEADVMEIPFAVSSVDTKLIQTVAATRGDDLYDWVAGVSRQNNFGGLWDNYAVRGFAGDGNTSGTDYLVNGFSWNRGMSVPRDTVNLERMEVLKGPASALYGRGDPGGIISYTTKQPQFARANTIGVSAGSYGALRQTLDSTGPVTKSLAYRFVAMNENNGSFRDTVSSKRYLFSPSFTWDIGADTTLHYEFESARQRAPLDRGVLAVNGQLGAIPASRFLGEPRDGDYDVRNTGHQFTLEHRIGSSWSVNAGVAQRTTDLSGRSSEAFALQPDGRTLWRRYRQVAFHSNDLQGRLETTGSFRTGGIGHTLVMGVDAYRFNYDQFVTRSTPTAAAPYAIDIFDPVYGQPAPTPRTATNLLERDDGQGVYAQDTLAFGPHWKVLAGLRWDRFHQSIDNRLKSVTTSQLQTALSPRLGVVYEMSPALSLYANTAYSFRPNNGADINGRAFDPEKGHGYEAGAKWAGTRWLTTVSAFYVTKRNVLTADPANAGFSRAAGEVRSRGVEFEWSGDLGHGLRGIANFAYVDAEVTRDTVLAPGSRLVDVPRLSGSALLMYETTLPFADKAGAGAGVIYVGRRAGNTANTQDGFELPAYATVQLNGYLQVNKHLRASVVLNNLFNRTTYVSSYNSLWVTPGAPRSLFASLAYSF, encoded by the coding sequence ATGAGCAGGAGGAACTGGGCGGCCGCACCGATGGCCATCGTCGTCGGCACTGCCGGCATGGGCGCCGCCGACGCGCAGGAAGCGGCGCTGCCGACCATCGAGGTATCCGCGCAACGCGCGACGACGCCGTTTCGCACACGCGAATCGACGAGCGCGACGCGTAGCGAGGCGGACGTGATGGAGATTCCGTTCGCGGTCAGCAGCGTCGACACGAAGCTGATCCAGACCGTGGCCGCCACGCGCGGCGACGATCTTTACGACTGGGTCGCGGGCGTCTCGCGCCAGAACAACTTCGGCGGCCTGTGGGACAACTACGCGGTGCGCGGCTTCGCCGGCGACGGCAACACGTCCGGCACCGACTATCTGGTCAACGGCTTCTCGTGGAATCGCGGGATGAGCGTGCCGCGCGACACCGTCAACCTCGAGCGCATGGAAGTGCTCAAGGGGCCGGCGTCCGCGCTGTATGGTCGCGGCGATCCGGGCGGGATCATCAGCTACACGACGAAGCAGCCGCAGTTCGCACGCGCGAACACCATCGGCGTGTCGGCCGGCAGCTACGGCGCATTGCGCCAGACGCTCGATTCGACCGGCCCCGTCACGAAATCGCTGGCGTACCGCTTCGTCGCGATGAACGAGAACAACGGCAGCTTTCGCGACACGGTGTCGAGCAAACGCTACCTGTTCTCGCCGTCGTTCACCTGGGACATCGGCGCCGACACGACGCTCCACTACGAGTTCGAGAGCGCGCGTCAGCGCGCGCCGCTCGATCGCGGCGTGCTCGCGGTGAACGGGCAACTCGGCGCGATCCCCGCGTCGCGCTTCCTCGGCGAGCCGCGCGACGGCGACTACGACGTGCGCAACACGGGCCATCAGTTCACGCTCGAACATCGCATCGGTTCCAGCTGGTCGGTCAATGCCGGCGTCGCGCAACGCACGACCGATCTGTCCGGGCGCTCGTCCGAGGCGTTCGCATTGCAACCGGACGGCCGCACGCTGTGGCGCCGCTACCGGCAAGTCGCGTTTCACTCGAACGACCTGCAAGGCCGCCTCGAAACCACCGGCTCGTTCCGCACGGGCGGCATCGGCCATACGCTCGTGATGGGCGTCGATGCGTACCGCTTCAACTACGACCAGTTCGTCACGCGCTCCACGCCGACCGCCGCCGCGCCGTATGCGATCGACATCTTCGATCCGGTCTACGGCCAGCCCGCGCCGACGCCACGCACCGCGACCAACCTGCTCGAACGCGATGACGGTCAAGGCGTCTACGCGCAGGACACGCTCGCGTTCGGGCCGCACTGGAAGGTTCTGGCCGGGCTGCGCTGGGATCGCTTCCACCAGTCGATCGACAACCGCCTGAAGAGCGTGACGACGAGCCAGTTGCAAACCGCGCTGAGCCCGCGTCTCGGCGTCGTGTATGAAATGAGCCCGGCGTTGTCGCTGTATGCGAACACCGCGTATTCGTTCCGGCCGAACAACGGTGCCGACATCAACGGCCGCGCGTTCGATCCCGAAAAGGGCCACGGCTACGAAGCCGGCGCGAAATGGGCGGGCACGCGCTGGCTCACGACCGTCTCGGCGTTCTACGTCACCAAGCGCAACGTGCTCACCGCCGATCCGGCCAATGCCGGCTTCTCGCGCGCGGCCGGCGAAGTGCGCAGCCGCGGCGTCGAATTCGAATGGAGCGGCGACCTCGGTCACGGCTTGCGCGGCATCGCCAACTTCGCGTACGTCGACGCCGAGGTCACGCGCGATACCGTGCTGGCGCCCGGCTCGCGCCTCGTCGACGTACCGCGGTTGAGCGGCAGCGCGCTGCTCATGTACGAGACGACCCTGCCGTTCGCGGACAAGGCCGGCGCCGGTGCCGGCGTGATCTACGTCGGACGCCGCGCGGGCAACACGGCCAACACGCAGGACGGCTTCGAGCTGCCGGCCTATGCGACCGTGCAACTCAACGGCTATCTTCAGGTCAACAAGCACCTGCGTGCGTCGGTCGTGCTGAACAACCTGTTCAATCGCACGACCTACGTCAGCTCGTACAACAGCCTGTGGGTCACGCCGGGCGCGCCGCGCAGCCTGTTCGCGTCGCTCGCCTACTCGTTCTGA
- a CDS encoding glycoside hydrolase family 3 N-terminal domain-containing protein, with protein MSSMPTAWHCRASPRHGNRVTRCDRLDRTAYPVGFADARRSPRDRIRPDGRGVCRRSRRALKRVADPFVHPAIYLGFLMSIDIEEQPALYRNPDAPIPARVADLLARMNLDEKIAQLHAGWLRLSSDGNHAWRLADFAQRQTGITVDELLKHGLGQITRPLGTHSVEAREGVRALNALQRRMIEDTRLGIPVMSHEECLVGLMIEGATLFPAPLNYAATWNPELVEAVAREIGRQARSIGCHQGLAPVLDVSRDPRWGRTEETLGEDPYLVGVLACRYVDGLQGERRDLLATLKHFAGHSASEGGRNHAPVHVGPREFNDVFLLPFEMAVKLTNAGSVMPAYHDIDGIPCHADPTLIDGTLRGKWGFDGLVVADYAGVNLLFTHHGVARDEAGAAALAFNAGLDVELPGHECALHLKAAIERGDIEMRVIDAAVSRVLTEKFRLGLFEHPYADPDGVDVNGADAAAVADRAALESIVLLKNAAVLPIGADGASRVAIIGPTADDPLALLAGYSFPVHLITTGEDARSPVKTPLQAFRERFGGERVLYAKGCEILRERRAGTPVFPGDVDMARAIDEDRQAPVSRETDQIAEAVRVAESADVAIVFVGDLAGLFQSGTVGEGSDTDSLDLPGVQQALLDAVVASGTRTVVVQTGGRPYNLGGLEDAVAAHIVAFAPGQGGADALVKLISGAADFSGRLPLSIPKSAGAVPYVYNHKLKSAGTPIAYHFGSRYPFGFGLSYTQFRYGALDWIAQRASISDGVFEFSFEVENVGPRDGTEVVQIYVRDRVASVVRPVRELKGFQRVFVPAGARRTVNVRLPVDMLNFTDERGERIVEPGEFDIMVGSSSRDIHLAGCATVVGETARTLDRHWRMVCEVTAGNPVAAG; from the coding sequence ATGTCTTCGATGCCGACGGCATGGCATTGCCGCGCCTCGCCGCGGCACGGCAACAGGGTTACGCGCTGCGATCGGCTTGATCGCACGGCATACCCGGTCGGCTTCGCCGATGCGCGTCGATCGCCCCGGGATCGAATTCGACCGGACGGGCGCGGTGTATGTCGCCGCTCGCGTCGGGCACTGAAACGGGTAGCTGACCCATTCGTCCATCCAGCCATTTATTTGGGATTCCTTATGTCAATCGATATCGAAGAACAACCGGCGCTGTACCGCAACCCCGACGCGCCCATTCCCGCGCGCGTGGCCGATCTGCTCGCCCGCATGAACCTGGATGAAAAAATCGCACAGTTGCATGCCGGTTGGCTGAGGTTGTCGTCGGACGGCAACCATGCATGGAGGCTCGCCGATTTCGCTCAGCGCCAGACGGGGATTACCGTCGACGAACTTCTGAAGCATGGCCTCGGACAGATCACGCGCCCGCTGGGTACGCACTCGGTCGAGGCCCGCGAAGGGGTGCGCGCATTGAACGCGCTGCAGCGCAGGATGATCGAGGACACGCGCCTGGGTATTCCCGTCATGTCCCACGAGGAGTGTCTCGTCGGCCTGATGATCGAAGGCGCGACCCTGTTTCCAGCGCCGCTCAACTACGCCGCGACGTGGAACCCGGAGCTGGTCGAAGCCGTGGCACGGGAAATCGGCCGGCAGGCGCGATCGATCGGCTGCCATCAGGGGCTCGCACCGGTGCTCGACGTATCGCGCGATCCACGCTGGGGGCGCACCGAAGAGACGCTCGGCGAGGATCCGTATCTGGTCGGCGTGCTGGCCTGTCGTTACGTCGACGGCCTGCAGGGCGAGCGCCGCGACTTGCTGGCGACGCTCAAGCACTTCGCAGGGCACTCGGCGAGCGAAGGCGGGCGCAACCACGCGCCCGTCCATGTCGGCCCGCGCGAATTCAACGATGTCTTCCTGCTGCCCTTCGAAATGGCGGTCAAGTTGACCAATGCGGGCTCCGTGATGCCGGCTTACCACGACATCGACGGTATCCCGTGTCATGCGGATCCGACGCTGATCGATGGAACGCTGCGCGGAAAATGGGGATTCGACGGGTTGGTCGTTGCCGACTATGCAGGCGTCAACCTGCTGTTCACGCACCATGGCGTCGCGCGTGACGAAGCGGGGGCCGCGGCGCTGGCGTTCAATGCGGGTCTCGACGTCGAACTGCCGGGACACGAATGCGCGCTGCATCTGAAGGCGGCGATCGAGCGCGGCGACATCGAGATGCGGGTGATCGATGCGGCCGTGTCGCGCGTGCTGACCGAGAAATTCCGTCTGGGGCTGTTCGAGCATCCGTACGCGGATCCGGACGGTGTCGACGTGAACGGCGCCGATGCGGCGGCCGTGGCGGATCGGGCCGCACTCGAATCGATCGTCCTGTTGAAGAACGCTGCCGTGTTGCCGATCGGAGCCGACGGTGCGTCGCGCGTGGCGATCATCGGGCCGACGGCCGACGATCCGCTCGCGCTGCTTGCCGGATACAGCTTCCCGGTGCATCTGATCACGACCGGCGAGGATGCGCGTTCGCCGGTGAAGACGCCGTTGCAGGCGTTCAGGGAGCGTTTCGGAGGCGAGCGGGTGCTTTACGCGAAGGGTTGCGAGATTCTTCGCGAGCGCCGCGCGGGAACGCCGGTATTCCCGGGGGATGTCGACATGGCGCGCGCGATCGACGAAGACCGGCAGGCACCCGTCAGCCGCGAAACCGACCAGATCGCCGAGGCCGTGCGGGTGGCGGAATCCGCGGATGTCGCGATCGTCTTCGTCGGCGATCTGGCCGGGCTGTTTCAGTCGGGAACCGTCGGCGAGGGATCGGATACGGACAGCCTCGACTTGCCCGGCGTCCAGCAGGCACTGCTGGACGCGGTCGTCGCGAGCGGTACGCGGACGGTCGTCGTGCAGACCGGCGGGCGTCCGTACAACCTGGGCGGCCTGGAAGATGCCGTGGCCGCGCATATCGTCGCGTTCGCGCCGGGTCAGGGCGGTGCCGACGCGCTCGTGAAGCTGATTTCCGGCGCGGCCGACTTCAGCGGCAGATTGCCGTTGTCGATTCCGAAAAGCGCGGGCGCGGTGCCCTACGTGTACAACCACAAGCTGAAAAGCGCCGGCACGCCGATTGCCTATCATTTTGGCTCGCGTTATCCGTTCGGCTTCGGCCTGAGCTACACCCAATTCCGCTATGGCGCGCTCGACTGGATCGCTCAAAGGGCAAGCATTTCCGACGGTGTCTTCGAATTCTCGTTCGAGGTCGAGAACGTCGGGCCGCGCGACGGTACGGAAGTCGTCCAGATCTACGTGCGCGATCGCGTGGCGTCGGTCGTGCGACCGGTACGGGAACTCAAGGGCTTCCAGCGCGTGTTCGTGCCTGCCGGTGCGCGCAGAACGGTGAACGTCCGGCTGCCCGTCGATATGCTCAATTTCACCGACGAACGGGGCGAGCGGATCGTGGAGCCAGGCGAGTTCGACATCATGGTGGGCAGTTCCAGTCGCGACATCCATCTGGCCGGTTGTGCGACCGTGGTCGGTGAAACCGCGCGGACGCTCGATCGCCACTGGCGCATGGTCTGCGAGGTCACGGCAGGCAATCCGGTCGCTGCGGGCTGA
- a CDS encoding ABC transporter ATP-binding protein codes for MASISLKHVQKAYPGNPPVIRDVDLEIGANEFCVFLGPSGCGKSTLLRMIAGLETITAGELRIDGALVNDLHPSKRRVAMVFQNYALYPHMTVYENMAFGLRQAKIDAATIDRKVRQAAASLQLEKFLERRPAALSGGQRQRVAIGRAIVREPGVFLFDEPLSNLDAALRVQTRTEIARLHREFDRASAIYVTHDQTEAMALADKIVLLHAGADMERHGSVAQVGAPLDLYHRPRSRFVAGFIGSPRMNFLPGRIVAADSGGLSLSLRGGALIQAAVDARGVQVGADVTLGVRPEHFVIAAGDARSQAVNATTGLVERFGEYTYLHATVGEGRDAGVIAKLAGDVDIGRGRAVALHVSPDACHVFDADGMALPRLAAARQQGYALRSA; via the coding sequence ATGGCCAGCATCAGTCTCAAGCATGTGCAGAAGGCGTACCCCGGGAATCCCCCGGTCATTCGAGATGTCGATCTCGAGATCGGCGCCAACGAGTTTTGCGTGTTCCTCGGCCCATCCGGATGCGGAAAATCGACGCTGCTGCGGATGATCGCCGGTCTGGAAACCATCACGGCCGGCGAACTGCGAATCGACGGTGCGCTCGTCAACGATTTGCATCCGTCGAAGCGGCGCGTGGCAATGGTGTTCCAGAACTATGCGCTGTATCCGCACATGACCGTCTACGAAAACATGGCTTTCGGCTTGCGGCAGGCGAAGATCGACGCCGCGACGATCGACCGCAAGGTCAGACAGGCCGCGGCGTCGCTGCAACTGGAGAAGTTCCTCGAGCGGCGGCCGGCGGCGCTGTCGGGCGGGCAACGCCAGCGCGTCGCGATCGGACGGGCAATCGTGCGAGAGCCGGGCGTATTCCTGTTCGACGAGCCGCTGTCGAATCTCGACGCCGCGCTGCGGGTGCAGACGCGAACGGAGATTGCGCGCCTGCACCGCGAGTTCGACCGGGCGAGCGCGATTTACGTCACGCACGACCAGACCGAAGCGATGGCGCTCGCGGACAAGATCGTGCTGCTGCACGCCGGCGCCGACATGGAACGCCATGGCAGCGTAGCCCAGGTCGGAGCGCCGCTGGATCTTTACCACCGCCCGAGAAGCCGGTTCGTTGCGGGTTTCATCGGCTCGCCGCGGATGAATTTCCTGCCGGGGCGTATCGTCGCGGCGGATTCAGGCGGGCTTTCGCTCAGCCTGCGTGGGGGAGCGCTGATTCAGGCCGCGGTCGACGCACGCGGCGTGCAGGTGGGCGCCGACGTCACGCTGGGCGTTCGGCCCGAGCACTTCGTCATTGCCGCAGGCGACGCGCGCAGTCAGGCCGTCAACGCGACGACCGGGCTGGTCGAGCGTTTCGGCGAGTATACGTATCTGCATGCGACCGTTGGCGAGGGCCGTGACGCCGGCGTGATCGCGAAGCTCGCCGGCGATGTCGACATCGGGCGCGGCCGGGCCGTCGCGCTTCATGTTTCGCCCGATGCCTGCCATGTCTTCGATGCCGACGGCATGGCATTGCCGCGCCTCGCCGCGGCACGGCAACAGGGTTACGCGCTGCGATCGGCTTGA
- a CDS encoding LacI family DNA-binding transcriptional regulator: MSKQNPTLAHVARIAGVSQMTASRALNDRPGVSQETREEILRVAANIGYVVNRSAQKLSGGRNGIIGIVTPTLDNEFVGELIIGVGRAARVAGYETFVYTVFDEDRHSHQSVLGLMKQFTDGVVAILPRDSIYFDALAAANVPVVVIDQRGALAGFPSISVDNYGGALRAVEHLAQLGHTRIAFIGGDESIEGVRDRRRGYLDAIARLRLADDPGLIAQGDLSQMKAFDAASQLLALPERPTAIFAANDLSAFGVIAAAREMGLKVPHDVSVIGFDDIPMASQVHPPLTTIRQPFAPMGRAAVNTLMAQIDSNESVAPRIVLPAELVVRQSTGPAHGAVATKASPSRNRSAN; this comes from the coding sequence ATGAGCAAACAGAATCCCACTCTCGCCCATGTCGCGCGTATCGCGGGCGTGTCGCAGATGACCGCCTCGCGGGCGCTCAACGACCGCCCGGGCGTTTCGCAGGAAACGCGCGAGGAAATATTGAGAGTCGCGGCGAACATCGGGTATGTCGTCAACCGCAGCGCGCAGAAGCTGTCCGGCGGACGCAACGGCATCATCGGTATCGTGACGCCCACGCTCGACAACGAATTCGTCGGCGAACTGATTATCGGCGTGGGGCGCGCGGCGCGGGTAGCGGGGTACGAGACCTTCGTGTACACGGTATTCGACGAAGACCGTCACTCGCATCAGTCCGTGCTGGGGTTGATGAAGCAGTTCACCGACGGCGTCGTCGCCATCCTGCCGCGCGATTCGATCTACTTCGACGCGCTTGCCGCCGCGAACGTCCCGGTCGTCGTCATCGACCAGCGCGGCGCGCTCGCGGGGTTTCCGTCCATCTCCGTCGACAACTATGGCGGCGCATTGCGCGCAGTCGAACATCTGGCGCAACTCGGGCATACGCGCATCGCGTTCATCGGCGGCGACGAGTCCATCGAAGGCGTGCGCGACCGGCGGCGCGGCTATCTCGATGCGATCGCCCGACTGCGTCTGGCCGACGATCCCGGCTTGATCGCGCAGGGCGATCTGTCGCAGATGAAGGCATTCGACGCGGCATCGCAATTGCTTGCGCTGCCGGAACGCCCGACCGCGATCTTCGCTGCGAACGACCTGAGCGCGTTCGGCGTCATCGCGGCGGCAAGGGAAATGGGCCTGAAAGTCCCTCACGACGTCTCCGTCATCGGCTTCGACGACATTCCGATGGCCTCGCAGGTTCATCCGCCGCTCACGACGATACGCCAACCGTTCGCGCCGATGGGACGCGCCGCGGTCAATACGTTGATGGCACAGATCGACAGCAACGAATCGGTGGCCCCTCGAATCGTGCTGCCGGCCGAACTCGTCGTTCGACAATCGACCGGCCCCGCGCACGGCGCGGTCGCGACGAAAGCATCGCCCTCGCGCAATCGTTCGGCTAACTGA
- a CDS encoding carbohydrate ABC transporter permease: protein MFARSARQAASRRHPAIFLLALVWLAVTTLPFLFVVVTSLKSQEETYSASVWALPSRLDLSNYLDVLHGAFFMYLRNSLFVVGLSVIVVVLLSAMAAYAFARMQFRFNKTLFGLVVASMIVPLHATLVPIYLMIRNIGLYDTSLALVGPYVAFSLPISIFILTEFMKQIPRELEEAACLDGCGPLKIFWRIYFPLSMPGLATVAIYNAIALWNEFIFAYVLTSTPEHRTLPLALWDFQGQYASNIPAMLSVVTLTSLPLIVAYAFGQERIIKGMMAGSLKG from the coding sequence ATGTTCGCTCGTTCAGCCCGGCAGGCGGCCAGCCGACGGCATCCCGCGATCTTCCTGCTGGCGCTCGTCTGGCTCGCGGTGACCACGCTGCCGTTCCTGTTCGTGGTCGTCACCAGTCTCAAGTCGCAGGAAGAAACCTATTCGGCTTCGGTGTGGGCGCTGCCGTCCCGGCTCGACCTGTCGAACTATCTGGACGTGCTGCATGGCGCGTTCTTCATGTATCTGCGCAACAGTCTGTTCGTGGTCGGCCTGTCGGTGATCGTCGTCGTGCTGCTCAGCGCGATGGCCGCCTACGCGTTCGCTCGCATGCAGTTCCGCTTCAACAAGACGTTGTTCGGACTCGTCGTCGCATCGATGATCGTGCCGCTTCACGCGACGCTGGTGCCGATCTATCTGATGATCCGCAACATCGGCCTGTACGACACGTCGCTGGCGCTCGTCGGCCCGTACGTCGCGTTCAGCCTGCCGATCTCGATTTTCATTCTCACCGAGTTCATGAAGCAGATCCCGCGCGAACTCGAGGAGGCCGCCTGTCTCGATGGATGCGGGCCGCTCAAGATTTTCTGGCGGATCTACTTTCCGCTGTCGATGCCCGGCCTGGCGACGGTGGCCATCTACAACGCGATCGCCCTCTGGAACGAGTTCATCTTTGCGTACGTGCTGACCTCCACGCCGGAACACCGCACGCTGCCGCTCGCGCTGTGGGATTTCCAGGGGCAGTACGCATCGAACATTCCCGCGATGCTGTCCGTCGTCACGCTCACCTCGCTTCCGTTGATCGTCGCCTACGCGTTCGGGCAGGAACGGATCATCAAGGGAATGATGGCCGGATCGCTGAAGGGATAG
- a CDS encoding carbohydrate ABC transporter permease: MVDTAMIATRAKAHRMSPHRLTAALLLAPSVLLLAVFLLYPLVDSFRLSLVDWNGLGSDARFVGVANWLHLAQDDVFWKALGNNLLLAVFSVVIQLPVALLLAVLLDKAGKGSRLLKILYFLPLLMSSVAIGVLFKNVYDPNFGPLNAGLHALGLHALAQDWLGDPRFSLAATIAVICWQNIPFYMILFLAGLSSFPAELGEAARLDGASEPTIFWRIKLPHLQGTVRTAALLAVLGSLRYFDLIFVMTGGGPENSSELMATYMYRRVFSSFQLGYGSTIASAMFIIVALVAAAALRATQRYSQKV; this comes from the coding sequence ATGGTGGATACAGCGATGATCGCGACGCGCGCGAAAGCGCACCGCATGTCGCCGCACCGGTTGACCGCGGCGCTGTTGCTGGCGCCGTCGGTCCTGCTGTTGGCCGTTTTCCTGCTCTATCCATTGGTCGACAGTTTCCGGTTGTCGCTGGTCGACTGGAACGGGCTCGGTAGCGACGCGCGTTTCGTCGGTGTCGCCAACTGGCTGCATCTGGCTCAGGACGACGTGTTCTGGAAGGCGCTCGGCAACAATTTGCTGCTCGCCGTGTTCTCCGTGGTGATCCAGTTGCCCGTCGCGCTGCTGCTCGCGGTGCTGCTCGACAAGGCCGGCAAAGGCTCGCGGCTGCTGAAGATCCTGTATTTCCTGCCGCTGCTGATGTCCAGCGTCGCGATCGGCGTGCTGTTCAAGAACGTCTACGATCCGAACTTCGGTCCGCTGAACGCCGGGTTGCACGCGCTCGGCCTGCACGCGCTGGCGCAGGACTGGCTCGGCGATCCGCGCTTCTCGCTCGCTGCGACGATCGCGGTGATCTGCTGGCAGAACATCCCTTTCTACATGATCCTGTTTCTCGCCGGGCTGTCGTCCTTTCCGGCGGAACTGGGCGAGGCCGCGCGGCTCGACGGCGCGTCGGAACCGACCATCTTCTGGCGCATCAAGCTGCCGCATCTGCAAGGCACGGTACGGACCGCCGCACTCCTCGCGGTACTGGGATCGCTGCGCTACTTCGATCTGATTTTCGTGATGACCGGCGGCGGGCCGGAGAATTCGTCCGAGCTGATGGCCACCTACATGTATCGTCGCGTGTTCAGTTCATTCCAGCTCGGCTACGGCAGCACGATCGCTTCGGCGATGTTCATCATCGTGGCGCTGGTCGCGGCGGCCGCGTTGCGCGCCACGCAGCGCTACTCACAGAAGGTCTGA